From one Chanodichthys erythropterus isolate Z2021 chromosome 3, ASM2448905v1, whole genome shotgun sequence genomic stretch:
- the mapk8ip3 gene encoding C-Jun-amino-terminal kinase-interacting protein 3 isoform X15 → MMELDEVVYQDDYGAVSVMSERVSGLASSIYREFERLIKSYDEEVVKELMPLVVNVLENLDSVLTENQEHEVELELLKEDNEQLITQYEREKSLRKQAEEKFIEFEDALEADKKELQSMVETLELQTKQLELKTKNYSDQISRLEERESDMKKEYNALHQRHTEMIQTYVEHIERSKMQQSGSNQSESTGCGRTKTERPPSLSLFPGGDGMVRGGPGGARMVSSDVWHSSDLSRPVYAPGYQEDGSDSDSVAATPSSTGSKSNTPTSSVPSATVTPLNDGLVSVEELNMQRGRSRKNTKRLSRNMEVQVSQETRNVSIGMGSSDEWSEFQEIIDSTPELEMRLDPRIFGGGNSPSQGIVNEAFGINTDSLYHEIKDAKSDIIGDVDAGAELLGEFSGMGKEVENLLTENKQLLETKNALNIVKNDLIAKVDELSSEQEVLREELETVKQSKSKVDQRVKELEEELKRLRAEALGASQDSKDEGGEDYSSPLQDDVAMTQRRRFTRVEMARVLMERNQYKERLMELQEAVRWTEMIRASRESPPLPEKKKSIIWQFFARLFSSSASPPPVKRPYTSVNIHYKSPSPAGYNQRRSQTMCQISTSNCILEFLPEDDSALCTRREQRREQYRQVREHMRRKDGPMQTCGWSVPSRFKQNGSQADSTQDAAAKRTQANEKEDNRMKNVPVPVYCRPLVEKDPNRKLWCAAGVDLTGWKTSNQEAAAVKPSNGSDPLTGEDEGGDGKSEQGSPEKKKPKELHETDSMSSRVWILTSTHSASKVVIIDANQPCSLVDQFNVCNAHVLCISSVPAASESDYPAGEIFLEQQAGDGASEEKGGVEGMLAGITIVGCATNCSVVRSNCSSRTDTPVQDRSQAPTAPVCRSLAVSQSAEEATEAIEVSEETGPSENTDSTLRSFTEHVFTDNTHSEAGVPKEQVASAPIDSEEAGDDRAGTSAAPTMWLGAQNGWLYVHSAVSNWKKCLHSIKLKDSVLSLVHVKGRVLVALADGTLAIFHRAEDGQWDLSNYHLMDLGRPHHSIRCMAVVHDKVWCGNKNKIHVIQPKSMQIEKSFDAHPRKESQVRQLAWIGDGVWVSIRLDSTLRLYHALTHQHLQDVDIEPYVSKMLGTGKLGFSFVRITALLIGGNRLWVGTGNGVIISIPLTETVVLHRGQLLGLRANKVSPTSSGGVIHVYADDSNSEKSSFIPYCSMAQAQLCFHGHRDAVKFFVSVPGNVLATLNGSVLDSPSESQGSSAPADTEAQSLQNVLVLSGGEGYIDFRIGDGEDDETEETDGEAPQMKPALSKAERSHIIVWQVSYGPE, encoded by the exons ATGATGGAGCTGGACGAGGTGGTGTACCAGGACGATTATGGGGCCGTGTCTGTCATGTCAGAGCGGGTGTCGGGCCTGGCCAGCAGCATTTATCGGGAGTTCGAGCGCCTCATCAAGAGCTACGATGAGGAGGTGGTGAAGGAGCTGATGCCGCTGGTGGTGAATGTTCTGGAGAACCTCGACTCGGTTCTGACGGAGAACCAGGAGCATGAGGTGGAGCTGGAACTTCTCAAGGAGGACAACGAGCAGCTCATCACGCAGTATGAACGGGAGAAATCGCTGCGCAAACAGGCGGAGGAG AAGTTTATTGAGTTTGAAGATGCCTTGGAGGCAGACAAGAAGGAGTTGCAGTCCATGGTGGAGACTTTGGAGCTACAAACAAAACAACTGGAGCTTAAGACCAAGAACTATTCTGACCAGA TCTCTCGTCTGGAAGAACGAGAATCAGACATGAAGAAAGAGTATAACGCCCTTCACCAGCGACATACAGAG ATGATACAGACATATGTGGAACACATAGAGCGCTCAAAGATGCAACAGTCAGGTAGCAACCAGTCCGAATCCACAGGCTGCGGACGGAC TAAAACAGAGCGCCCCCCATCATTGAGTTTGTTTCCTGGCGGAGATGGCATGGTACGTGGGGGTCCTGGGGGGGCTAGAATGGTATCGTCAGACGTCTGGCATTCGAGTGATCTCAGCAGACCTGTCTACGCCCCTGGCTACCAG GAGGATGGCTCCGATTCAGACTCCGTCGCAGCCACACCCAGCAGCACAGGCAGCAAATCAAACACTCCCACCTCATCTGTTCCCTCGGCAACAGTTACCCCTCTGAACGATGGGCTGGTATCGGTGGAAGAGTTGAACATGCAACGGGGGCGGAGCCGCAAAAATACAAAGCGTCTTAGCAGAAACATGGAGGTGCAGGTCTCTCAGGAAACCAGAAACGTCAGCATtg gtATGGGCAGTAGCGATGAATGGTCAGAATTTCAGGAAATTATAGACTCGACACCAGAGCTAGAAATGCGCTTGGACCCTCGAATCTTTGGAGGAGGAAATAG TCCTTCTCAGGGCATTGTGAATGAGGCATTCGGCATCAACACAGACTCTCTGTACCATGAGATCAAAGACGCCAAGTCTGACATCATCGGTGATGTGGACGCAGGAGCAGAACTTCTCG GGGAATTCTCAG GAATGGGGAAAGAGGTGGAAAATCTACTAACAGAGAACAAACAACTACTGGAGACCAA GAATGCCCTGAATATTGTGAAGAATGACCTGATTGCTAAAGTGGACGAGCTGTCGAGTGAACAGGAAGTTCTCCGGGAAGAGCTGGAAACAGTGAAACAGTCCAAGAGCAAAGTGGACCAGAGAGTGAAAGAACTGGAGGAGGAGCTAAAGAG GTTGAGAGCTGAAGCATTAGGAGCATCTCAGGACTCTAAAGATGAGGGTGGAGAGGAT TACTCATCTCCACTGCAGGACGATGTCGCCATGACGCAGAGACGACGGTTCACACGTGTAGAGATGGCGCGTGTACTGATGGAGCGCAACCAGTACAAGGAGAGACTGATGGAGCTTCAGGAAGCTGTGCGCTGGACCGAGATGATCAG GGCATCTCGGGAGAGTCCTCCTCTACCAGAGAAGAAGAAATCTATCATCTGGCAATT CTTTGCACGTCTATTTAGTTCATCTGCGAGCCCTCCTCCAGTGAAACGGCCGTACACCAGTGTCAACATTCACTACAAGTCTCCTTCTCCTGCTGGCTACAACCAGAGACGCTCCCAAACCATGTGCCAGATCTCCACTTCCAACTGCATACTGGAGTTCCTGCCAGAAGA CGATTCTGCTCTCTGTACACGCAGAGAGCAGCGTCGAGAGCAGTACCGGCAGGTGCGCGAGCACATGCGCCGGAAGGACGGCCCCATGCAAACCTGTGGCTGGAGTGTCCCATCCCGATTCAAACAG AATGGCTCCCAGGCGGACAGCACTCAAGATGCCGCAGCGAAGAGGACGCAG GCCAATGAGAAAGAGGATAATCGCATGAAAAACGTCCCTGTGCCAGTGTACTGCCGCCCTCTGGTGGAGAAAGACCCCAACAGGAAG CTGTGGTGTGCTGCTGGCGTGGATCTCACTGGCTGGAAGACATCCAATCAGGAGGCTGCAGCTGTGAAGCCGTCCAATGGCTCTGATCCCTTGACTGGTGAAGACGAAGGCGGAGACGGCAAGAGCGAGCAGGGCTCACCAGAGAAAAAGAAG CCTAAGGAGCTGCATGAAACTGACTCCATGAGCAGCCGCGTGTGGATTCTGACCAGCACTCATTCAGCCAGTAAAGTGGTCATCATCGATGCAAACCAGCCCTGCTCTCTAGTTGACCAGTTTAACGTGTGCAATGCCCATGTGCTGTGCATCTCCAGCGTACCAG CGGCTAGTGAGAGTGATTACCCAGCAGGTGAGATATTTCTGGAGCAGCAGGCTGGAGACGGGGCTTCGGAGGAGAAGGGTGGAGTGGAGGGCATGTTGGCAGGGATCACCATTGTGGGCTGCGCTACTAACTGCAGCGTAGTGCGCAGCAACTGCTCCTCTCGCACTGACACCCCCGTGCAGGACCGAAGCCAAG CTCCCACAGCTCCAGTGTGTAGAAGCTTAGCTGTGTCACAGTCTGCGGAGGAAGCGACAGAAGCCATTGAGGTGTCAGAGGAGACGGGGCCAAGTGAGAACACGGACAGCACCCTCAGATCTTTCACCGAGCATGTCTTTACTGACAACACACACAG TGAGGCAGGTGTGCCAAAGGAGCAAGTGGCATCAGCCCCCATAGACTCAGAAGAGGCAGGAGACGATCGGGCAGGGACAAGTGCTGCTCCAACCATGTGGCTCGGAGCCCAAAATGGCTG GCTTTACGTCCACTCTGCAGTGTCCAACTGGAAGAAATGCCTCCATTCAATCAAACTCAAAGACTCTGTACTGAGTTTGGT ACATGTGAAGGGGAGAGTTTTGGTTGCATTAGCGGATGGAACACTTGCAATCTTCCACAGAGCTGAAG ATGGACAATGGGATCTATCCAACTACCATCTAATGGATCTGGGAAGACCTCACCACTCCATTCGATGCATGGCTGTGGTTCATGACAAAGTCTGGTGTGGTAACAAGAACAAGATCCATGTGATCCAGCCCAAGAGCATGCAGATTGAG AAATCATTTGACGCTCACCCACGCAAGGAGAGCCAGGTGAGGCAGCTGGCATGGATCGGTGATGGTGTCTGGGTTTCAATCCGTTTGGATTCCACGCTCCGCTTATACCACGCACTCACACACCAGCATCTTCAAGACGTGGATATCGAGCCTTACGTCAGCAAGATGCTGG GTACAGGAAAGTTGGGCTTCTCTTTTGTCAGGATAACTGCCCTGTTGATTGGAGGAAACCGTTTGTGGGTGGGGACTGGAAATGGTGTCATCATCTCAATCCCTTTGACTGAAA CCGTAGTGCTTCATCGAGGGCAGCTCCTCGGACTGAGGG CCAATAAGGTGTCACCCACGTCGTCGGGGGGCGTGATCCACGTATATGCAGATGACAGTAACTCTGAGAAGAGTAGCTTCATACCATACTGTTCCATGGCCCAGGCTCAACTCTGTTTTCATGGACACAGAGATGCCGTCAAGTTCTTTGTGTCAGTGCCAG GCAACGTGCTGGCCACCCTGAATGGTAGCGTGTTGGACAGCCCATCAGAGTCTCAGGGGTCCTCAGCCCCAGCAGACACAGAAGCACAGAGCCTTCAGAACGTACTGGTGCTGAGTGGAGGAGAGGGTTATATTGACTTCCGTATCG GTGATGGCGAGGATGATGAGACAGAGGAAACAGATGGTGAAGCTCCTCAGATGAAGCCAGCTTTGTCTAAAGCAGAGAGGAGTCATATCATCGTGTGGCAGGTGTCTTATGGTCCGGAGTAA
- the mapk8ip3 gene encoding C-Jun-amino-terminal kinase-interacting protein 3 isoform X2 — translation MMELDEVVYQDDYGAVSVMSERVSGLASSIYREFERLIKSYDEEVVKELMPLVVNVLENLDSVLTENQEHEVELELLKEDNEQLITQYEREKSLRKQAEEKFIEFEDALEADKKELQSMVETLELQTKQLELKTKNYSDQISRLEERESDMKKEYNALHQRHTEMIQTYVEHIERSKMQQSGSNQSESTGCGRTQRHNWRKSKTERPPSLSLFPGGDGMVRGGPGGARMVSSDVWHSSDLSRPVYAPGYQEDGSDSDSVAATPSSTGSKSNTPTSSVPSATVTPLNDGLVSVEELNMQRGRSRKNTKRLSRNMEVQVSQETRNVSIGMGSSDEWSEFQEIIDSTPELEMRLDPRIFGGGNSPSQGIVNEAFGINTDSLYHEIKDAKSDIIGDVDAGAELLGMGKEVENLLTENKQLLETKNALNIVKNDLIAKVDELSSEQEVLREELETVKQSKSKVDQRVKELEEELKRLRAEALGASQDSKDEGGEDYSSPLQDDVAMTQRRRFTRVEMARVLMERNQYKERLMELQEAVRWTEMIRASRESPPLPEKKKSIIWQFFARLFSSSASPPPVKRPYTSVNIHYKSPSPAGYNQRRSQTMCQISTSNCILEFLPEELPSNGVASLLSDSALCTRREQRREQYRQVREHMRRKDGPMQTCGWSVPSRFKQNGSQADSTQDAAAKRTQANEKEDNRMKNVPVPVYCRPLVEKDPNRKLWCAAGVDLTGWKTSNQEAAAVKPSNGSDPLTGEDEGGDGKSEQGSPEKKKPKELHETDSMSSRVWILTSTHSASKVVIIDANQPCSLVDQFNVCNAHVLCISSVPAASESDYPAGEIFLEQQAGDGASEEKGGVEGMLAGITIVGCATNCSVVRSNCSSRTDTPVQDRSQAPTAPVCRSLAVSQSAEEATEAIEVSEETGPSENTDSTLRSFTEHVFTDNTHSEAGVPKEQVASAPIDSEEAGDDRAGTSAAPTMWLGAQNGWLYVHSAVSNWKKCLHSIKLKDSVLSLVHVKGRVLVALADGTLAIFHRAEDGQWDLSNYHLMDLGRPHHSIRCMAVVHDKVWCGNKNKIHVIQPKSMQIEKSFDAHPRKESQVRQLAWIGDGVWVSIRLDSTLRLYHALTHQHLQDVDIEPYVSKMLGTGKLGFSFVRITALLIGGNRLWVGTGNGVIISIPLTETVVLHRGQLLGLRANKVSPTSSGGVIHVYADDSNSEKSSFIPYCSMAQAQLCFHGHRDAVKFFVSVPGNVLATLNGSVLDSPSESQGSSAPADTEAQSLQNVLVLSGGEGYIDFRIGDGEDDETEETDGEAPQMKPALSKAERSHIIVWQVSYGPE, via the exons ATGATGGAGCTGGACGAGGTGGTGTACCAGGACGATTATGGGGCCGTGTCTGTCATGTCAGAGCGGGTGTCGGGCCTGGCCAGCAGCATTTATCGGGAGTTCGAGCGCCTCATCAAGAGCTACGATGAGGAGGTGGTGAAGGAGCTGATGCCGCTGGTGGTGAATGTTCTGGAGAACCTCGACTCGGTTCTGACGGAGAACCAGGAGCATGAGGTGGAGCTGGAACTTCTCAAGGAGGACAACGAGCAGCTCATCACGCAGTATGAACGGGAGAAATCGCTGCGCAAACAGGCGGAGGAG AAGTTTATTGAGTTTGAAGATGCCTTGGAGGCAGACAAGAAGGAGTTGCAGTCCATGGTGGAGACTTTGGAGCTACAAACAAAACAACTGGAGCTTAAGACCAAGAACTATTCTGACCAGA TCTCTCGTCTGGAAGAACGAGAATCAGACATGAAGAAAGAGTATAACGCCCTTCACCAGCGACATACAGAG ATGATACAGACATATGTGGAACACATAGAGCGCTCAAAGATGCAACAGTCAGGTAGCAACCAGTCCGAATCCACAGGCTGCGGACGGAC TCAACGACACAACTGGAGGAAAAG TAAAACAGAGCGCCCCCCATCATTGAGTTTGTTTCCTGGCGGAGATGGCATGGTACGTGGGGGTCCTGGGGGGGCTAGAATGGTATCGTCAGACGTCTGGCATTCGAGTGATCTCAGCAGACCTGTCTACGCCCCTGGCTACCAG GAGGATGGCTCCGATTCAGACTCCGTCGCAGCCACACCCAGCAGCACAGGCAGCAAATCAAACACTCCCACCTCATCTGTTCCCTCGGCAACAGTTACCCCTCTGAACGATGGGCTGGTATCGGTGGAAGAGTTGAACATGCAACGGGGGCGGAGCCGCAAAAATACAAAGCGTCTTAGCAGAAACATGGAGGTGCAGGTCTCTCAGGAAACCAGAAACGTCAGCATtg gtATGGGCAGTAGCGATGAATGGTCAGAATTTCAGGAAATTATAGACTCGACACCAGAGCTAGAAATGCGCTTGGACCCTCGAATCTTTGGAGGAGGAAATAG TCCTTCTCAGGGCATTGTGAATGAGGCATTCGGCATCAACACAGACTCTCTGTACCATGAGATCAAAGACGCCAAGTCTGACATCATCGGTGATGTGGACGCAGGAGCAGAACTTCTCG GAATGGGGAAAGAGGTGGAAAATCTACTAACAGAGAACAAACAACTACTGGAGACCAA GAATGCCCTGAATATTGTGAAGAATGACCTGATTGCTAAAGTGGACGAGCTGTCGAGTGAACAGGAAGTTCTCCGGGAAGAGCTGGAAACAGTGAAACAGTCCAAGAGCAAAGTGGACCAGAGAGTGAAAGAACTGGAGGAGGAGCTAAAGAG GTTGAGAGCTGAAGCATTAGGAGCATCTCAGGACTCTAAAGATGAGGGTGGAGAGGAT TACTCATCTCCACTGCAGGACGATGTCGCCATGACGCAGAGACGACGGTTCACACGTGTAGAGATGGCGCGTGTACTGATGGAGCGCAACCAGTACAAGGAGAGACTGATGGAGCTTCAGGAAGCTGTGCGCTGGACCGAGATGATCAG GGCATCTCGGGAGAGTCCTCCTCTACCAGAGAAGAAGAAATCTATCATCTGGCAATT CTTTGCACGTCTATTTAGTTCATCTGCGAGCCCTCCTCCAGTGAAACGGCCGTACACCAGTGTCAACATTCACTACAAGTCTCCTTCTCCTGCTGGCTACAACCAGAGACGCTCCCAAACCATGTGCCAGATCTCCACTTCCAACTGCATACTGGAGTTCCTGCCAGAAGA ACTGCCCAGTAATGGTGTTGCGTCTCTCCTCAGCGATTCTGCTCTCTGTACACGCAGAGAGCAGCGTCGAGAGCAGTACCGGCAGGTGCGCGAGCACATGCGCCGGAAGGACGGCCCCATGCAAACCTGTGGCTGGAGTGTCCCATCCCGATTCAAACAG AATGGCTCCCAGGCGGACAGCACTCAAGATGCCGCAGCGAAGAGGACGCAG GCCAATGAGAAAGAGGATAATCGCATGAAAAACGTCCCTGTGCCAGTGTACTGCCGCCCTCTGGTGGAGAAAGACCCCAACAGGAAG CTGTGGTGTGCTGCTGGCGTGGATCTCACTGGCTGGAAGACATCCAATCAGGAGGCTGCAGCTGTGAAGCCGTCCAATGGCTCTGATCCCTTGACTGGTGAAGACGAAGGCGGAGACGGCAAGAGCGAGCAGGGCTCACCAGAGAAAAAGAAG CCTAAGGAGCTGCATGAAACTGACTCCATGAGCAGCCGCGTGTGGATTCTGACCAGCACTCATTCAGCCAGTAAAGTGGTCATCATCGATGCAAACCAGCCCTGCTCTCTAGTTGACCAGTTTAACGTGTGCAATGCCCATGTGCTGTGCATCTCCAGCGTACCAG CGGCTAGTGAGAGTGATTACCCAGCAGGTGAGATATTTCTGGAGCAGCAGGCTGGAGACGGGGCTTCGGAGGAGAAGGGTGGAGTGGAGGGCATGTTGGCAGGGATCACCATTGTGGGCTGCGCTACTAACTGCAGCGTAGTGCGCAGCAACTGCTCCTCTCGCACTGACACCCCCGTGCAGGACCGAAGCCAAG CTCCCACAGCTCCAGTGTGTAGAAGCTTAGCTGTGTCACAGTCTGCGGAGGAAGCGACAGAAGCCATTGAGGTGTCAGAGGAGACGGGGCCAAGTGAGAACACGGACAGCACCCTCAGATCTTTCACCGAGCATGTCTTTACTGACAACACACACAG TGAGGCAGGTGTGCCAAAGGAGCAAGTGGCATCAGCCCCCATAGACTCAGAAGAGGCAGGAGACGATCGGGCAGGGACAAGTGCTGCTCCAACCATGTGGCTCGGAGCCCAAAATGGCTG GCTTTACGTCCACTCTGCAGTGTCCAACTGGAAGAAATGCCTCCATTCAATCAAACTCAAAGACTCTGTACTGAGTTTGGT ACATGTGAAGGGGAGAGTTTTGGTTGCATTAGCGGATGGAACACTTGCAATCTTCCACAGAGCTGAAG ATGGACAATGGGATCTATCCAACTACCATCTAATGGATCTGGGAAGACCTCACCACTCCATTCGATGCATGGCTGTGGTTCATGACAAAGTCTGGTGTGGTAACAAGAACAAGATCCATGTGATCCAGCCCAAGAGCATGCAGATTGAG AAATCATTTGACGCTCACCCACGCAAGGAGAGCCAGGTGAGGCAGCTGGCATGGATCGGTGATGGTGTCTGGGTTTCAATCCGTTTGGATTCCACGCTCCGCTTATACCACGCACTCACACACCAGCATCTTCAAGACGTGGATATCGAGCCTTACGTCAGCAAGATGCTGG GTACAGGAAAGTTGGGCTTCTCTTTTGTCAGGATAACTGCCCTGTTGATTGGAGGAAACCGTTTGTGGGTGGGGACTGGAAATGGTGTCATCATCTCAATCCCTTTGACTGAAA CCGTAGTGCTTCATCGAGGGCAGCTCCTCGGACTGAGGG CCAATAAGGTGTCACCCACGTCGTCGGGGGGCGTGATCCACGTATATGCAGATGACAGTAACTCTGAGAAGAGTAGCTTCATACCATACTGTTCCATGGCCCAGGCTCAACTCTGTTTTCATGGACACAGAGATGCCGTCAAGTTCTTTGTGTCAGTGCCAG GCAACGTGCTGGCCACCCTGAATGGTAGCGTGTTGGACAGCCCATCAGAGTCTCAGGGGTCCTCAGCCCCAGCAGACACAGAAGCACAGAGCCTTCAGAACGTACTGGTGCTGAGTGGAGGAGAGGGTTATATTGACTTCCGTATCG GTGATGGCGAGGATGATGAGACAGAGGAAACAGATGGTGAAGCTCCTCAGATGAAGCCAGCTTTGTCTAAAGCAGAGAGGAGTCATATCATCGTGTGGCAGGTGTCTTATGGTCCGGAGTAA